A DNA window from Flavisolibacter ginsenosidimutans contains the following coding sequences:
- a CDS encoding SWIB/MDM2 domain-containing protein — translation MAKATNKAATKTAAKKGAATKASTKTAAKSPAKKAAAKKSARTPNAAFMAPLTPNSTLAEVVGNKPLPRTEIVKKVWDYIKKNGLQDKTNKRMINADAKLKPLFGKAQISMFELAKIVNNNIQK, via the coding sequence ATGGCAAAAGCGACAAACAAAGCCGCCACAAAAACAGCCGCAAAAAAAGGAGCAGCGACAAAGGCTTCGACGAAAACTGCGGCAAAAAGCCCTGCAAAAAAAGCCGCTGCAAAAAAATCGGCAAGAACTCCCAACGCCGCCTTCATGGCGCCTTTGACACCCAATAGCACGCTGGCTGAAGTAGTGGGCAACAAGCCGCTGCCCCGCACCGAGATTGTAAAAAAAGTGTGGGATTACATTAAGAAGAACGGTCTTCAGGACAAGACAAACAAACGCATGATTAACGCCGACGCAAAACTGAAACCGCTGTTTGGCAAAGCGCAAATCTCGATGTTTGAACTGGCCAAGATTGTGAACAACAACATTCAGAAGTAA
- a CDS encoding LutC/YkgG family protein, translating to MALASPTPLPFPQAEETAGIPVQPQSGDLVVEFAEQFSALQGKFVFCVDEAELKAGFEKLCYQNQWTKIYCEEEKFQGIVGPNSLHNDIASCEASITSCEALVARTGSIVLSSVHQGRIPSVYAPVHVCVAYTSQLVYDIKDALQAIKDKYRDYLPSLITLATGPSRTADIEKTLVVGVHGPKEVYCFVVDDQQ from the coding sequence ATGGCGTTGGCAAGTCCAACGCCATTGCCTTTTCCGCAGGCCGAAGAAACTGCGGGCATCCCTGTACAACCGCAAAGCGGAGATTTGGTAGTAGAATTTGCCGAACAATTTTCGGCTTTGCAAGGCAAGTTTGTCTTTTGTGTAGACGAAGCGGAGTTGAAAGCAGGCTTCGAAAAACTTTGCTACCAAAACCAGTGGACAAAGATTTACTGCGAAGAGGAAAAGTTTCAAGGCATCGTTGGGCCAAACAGTTTGCACAACGACATTGCCTCTTGCGAAGCCTCCATAACCAGTTGCGAAGCCTTGGTGGCAAGAACCGGCAGCATTGTATTAAGTTCCGTTCATCAGGGACGCATTCCAAGCGTTTATGCGCCAGTGCACGTTTGCGTGGCTTATACTTCGCAATTGGTGTACGATATAAAAGACGCGTTGCAGGCCATTAAAGACAAGTACCGCGATTATCTTCCTTCGCTCATTACGCTTGCCACTGGTCCCAGCCGCACCGCGGACATAGAAAAAACACTTGTTGTTGGCGTGCACGGGCCAAAAGAAGTTTATTGTTTTGTGGTGGATGACCAACAGTAA
- a CDS encoding 2-oxoisovalerate dehydrogenase: MKEIIFLVEEAIEGGYIARSLGESIFTEADTLTELKTNIKEAVECHFDEGKAPRLIRLHIVRDELITL, translated from the coding sequence ATGAAAGAAATTATTTTTTTGGTAGAAGAAGCCATTGAAGGCGGATACATTGCTAGATCTTTGGGTGAGAGCATTTTCACCGAAGCGGATACCTTGACAGAATTAAAGACAAACATCAAAGAGGCGGTTGAATGCCATTTCGATGAAGGGAAGGCGCCTAGGCTTATCCGACTTCACATTGTAAGAGATGAATTGATCACCTTATGA
- a CDS encoding NHL repeat-containing protein has translation MKFFFLILSCFIAGAVGAQITDSSFSLVKTYKGDIAGAAVDNLDNLYIISSTGQVKKFGPKGDSIGVFNGIRNYGKLTAIDVTNPLKPLLFYKDFSNVVILDRFLASRSSLNLRKYNILQPSAIGLSYDNNIWVFDTYDNKLKRLDEAGNLLLQTDDFRALFNQSFAPQKIINENGFVYLADSASGIFVFDNYGTYKRKIPLKNWGTIDVTNGRIVRLSKDAIVVYNPVNFSEKSFAFPSSFKPYLHSFTTSNKLITFSQDSLRIYRIGY, from the coding sequence ATGAAGTTTTTTTTTCTCATACTAAGTTGTTTTATCGCCGGTGCGGTTGGTGCGCAAATCACTGATTCTTCTTTTTCGCTCGTCAAAACCTACAAAGGTGATATTGCCGGTGCGGCGGTTGATAACCTCGATAATCTTTACATTATTTCTTCCACCGGGCAAGTAAAAAAGTTTGGGCCAAAAGGAGATTCCATTGGCGTGTTCAACGGCATTCGCAACTACGGAAAGCTTACCGCCATTGACGTTACAAATCCGCTGAAGCCATTGTTGTTTTACAAAGATTTTTCCAACGTGGTTATTCTTGATCGCTTTCTGGCGAGCCGCAGTTCGCTCAACTTGCGCAAGTACAACATCCTTCAGCCTTCGGCCATTGGCCTTTCCTACGACAACAACATCTGGGTGTTTGATACCTACGACAACAAGCTCAAAAGGCTTGACGAAGCCGGAAACCTTCTTTTGCAAACCGATGATTTCAGAGCCTTGTTCAATCAAAGCTTTGCACCACAGAAAATCATCAACGAAAACGGCTTTGTTTATTTAGCGGATTCTGCCAGCGGCATTTTTGTTTTTGACAATTACGGCACGTACAAACGAAAGATTCCGTTGAAGAATTGGGGCACCATTGATGTAACCAACGGCCGTATTGTTCGGTTAAGCAAGGATGCAATCGTCGTTTATAACCCGGTGAATTTTTCGGAGAAAAGCTTTGCGTTTCCTTCTTCGTTCAAACCGTATTTGCATTCGTTTACTACGAGCAATAAATTGATAACGTTTTCACAGGATTCGTTGCGCATTTACCGGATCGGGTATTAA
- a CDS encoding GNAT family N-acetyltransferase, translated as MNQGFIYPLNFRCVARLYALLAIEHKENHSNAILLTSPRPFARLIFNAAMELKTITTNTPEYEAMIALRTKVLLDPIGIPRSYINPEKERSDVLIGAYEEDNLIGCCILTAVDENTLQLRQMAVDTVLQQKGIGAAILAFAENIAKERGYKMLMMHARDAVIGFYQKCGYQICGEQFFEVGIGHHKMQKQLS; from the coding sequence ATGAACCAAGGGTTCATCTATCCATTGAACTTTCGTTGCGTCGCACGCTTGTACGCTTTGCTCGCTATTGAGCACAAAGAAAATCACAGCAATGCAATTCTTCTTACGTCGCCCCGCCCGTTTGCGAGGCTTATATTTAACGCGGCTATGGAATTAAAAACAATCACCACAAACACACCCGAATACGAGGCTATGATTGCGCTTCGCACGAAGGTTTTGCTCGATCCCATCGGCATTCCGCGTTCCTACATCAATCCTGAAAAAGAAAGGAGCGATGTTTTAATCGGCGCTTATGAAGAAGACAATTTAATTGGTTGCTGCATTCTCACAGCCGTTGACGAAAACACCTTGCAATTGCGCCAAATGGCCGTAGATACCGTACTTCAGCAAAAAGGCATCGGCGCAGCCATTCTTGCTTTTGCCGAAAACATTGCGAAAGAACGAGGCTATAAAATGCTAATGATGCACGCAAGAGATGCGGTCATTGGCTTTTATCAAAAATGCGGTTACCAAATTTGCGGCGAACAGTTTTTTGAAGTGGGCATCGGCCATCACAAAATGCAAAAACAATTAAGCTAA
- a CDS encoding mechanosensitive ion channel family protein translates to MNSFLDRVIWNNTVESYLWTTGIVLFVLLLNRIISRYLAALLYRAFHGLLKNYDKQKFSDLIVNPLGIFLVITVCIVAFYQLHYPDAFKFTLYKYSLQQILLSLAIAVQVLAFTWLLLRVIDFIASILQVKANATPSQSDNQLIVFFRDFIKVVVGVLGLIVMLNKAFDYNVSTLLTGLSIVGAAVALALRESLENLIASFVIFFDKPFHIGDTVKVQNVTGVVERIGLRSTRIRSEQKTYVTVPNKQMVDTILDNISQRTQQRNELLLQISLNTPSQKIEAVMEELRRFLSGIKEIEVYNVLFLDINVQAYTIQVEYFVPAAYLSQFNSLRQKVNLFALQLLEREGLKIAGSGKDVVMK, encoded by the coding sequence ATGAATTCTTTCCTTGACCGCGTTATCTGGAACAACACCGTTGAAAGTTATTTGTGGACGACCGGCATTGTGCTCTTTGTGCTTCTTCTCAACCGCATCATTTCCCGTTATCTCGCTGCGCTTCTTTACCGCGCCTTTCACGGCCTGCTTAAAAATTACGACAAGCAAAAATTCTCCGACCTGATTGTGAATCCACTCGGAATTTTTCTCGTCATTACGGTGTGTATCGTTGCCTTCTACCAACTTCATTATCCCGATGCCTTCAAGTTCACGCTGTACAAATATTCCTTGCAGCAAATCCTGCTTTCGCTGGCCATTGCCGTGCAGGTTCTTGCTTTCACCTGGCTGTTGTTGCGCGTCATAGATTTCATTGCCAGCATTCTTCAAGTAAAAGCCAACGCCACGCCTTCGCAAAGCGACAACCAGCTTATTGTTTTCTTTCGGGATTTTATTAAGGTTGTTGTGGGTGTGCTAGGCCTTATTGTGATGCTCAACAAGGCTTTTGATTACAACGTTTCCACCTTGCTTACCGGCTTAAGCATTGTGGGTGCAGCGGTAGCGTTGGCTTTGCGTGAAAGCCTGGAAAACCTCATTGCTTCTTTCGTCATTTTTTTCGATAAACCTTTTCACATTGGCGATACCGTGAAAGTGCAAAACGTTACCGGCGTGGTGGAGCGCATCGGCTTGCGCAGCACCCGCATCCGCAGCGAACAAAAGACGTATGTAACGGTGCCCAACAAGCAAATGGTGGACACGATACTTGATAACATTTCGCAACGTACCCAACAGCGGAACGAATTGCTTTTGCAAATCAGTTTAAACACGCCTTCGCAAAAAATAGAAGCGGTGATGGAAGAACTGCGGCGCTTTTTAAGCGGCATTAAAGAGATCGAAGTTTACAACGTTTTGTTCCTTGACATTAACGTGCAGGCCTATACGATTCAGGTTGAATATTTTGTGCCGGCGGCTTACCTCTCACAGTTCAACAGCCTCCGGCAAAAGGTGAATTTGTTTGCGCTGCAACTCCTGGAAAGAGAAGGATTGAAGATTGCGGGTTCCGGAAAAGATGTGGTAATGAAATAG
- a CDS encoding thioredoxin family protein, whose protein sequence is MKKFFFFAFAILSVQYIFAQTPSAEISRDSHGNKVVKGFLTKQELLTDTAFAWFPSGQKSFTPNADAVKSFAAGKDAVNILVFGGTWCEDTHMALPHFFVTADAAGFSPDRITLIGVDRSKKTLYNLSEAFGITNVPTFIVMKNGKEIGRVVEFGTTGYPEREVAEMVAGAAKK, encoded by the coding sequence ATGAAAAAGTTTTTCTTTTTTGCTTTTGCAATTCTTTCTGTCCAATACATTTTTGCGCAAACACCATCGGCCGAGATCAGCCGCGATTCGCACGGAAATAAAGTTGTAAAAGGCTTTCTTACCAAACAGGAATTACTGACTGATACCGCCTTTGCCTGGTTTCCATCGGGGCAAAAAAGCTTCACGCCCAATGCCGATGCCGTAAAAAGTTTTGCGGCGGGAAAAGACGCCGTGAACATCCTTGTGTTTGGCGGCACCTGGTGCGAAGACACGCACATGGCACTTCCGCATTTTTTCGTCACCGCCGATGCGGCAGGCTTCTCTCCGGACCGCATTACACTAATTGGCGTTGACCGCAGCAAGAAAACACTCTACAATCTTTCGGAAGCCTTTGGCATTACCAACGTTCCCACGTTTATTGTAATGAAAAACGGAAAAGAAATTGGCCGTGTGGTAGAATTTGGTACCACCGGTTATCCTGAAAGGGAAGTGGCAGAGATGGTAGCCGGCGCCGCGAAGAAATAA
- a CDS encoding type II toxin-antitoxin system HicA family toxin has product MPRSLSAQELIKALARYGYQSERQKGSHIRLTTAVNGEHHLTIPNHNPLRIGTLSAILNDVANHVNKTKEEVIDELFG; this is encoded by the coding sequence ATGCCGCGCAGTTTATCTGCCCAGGAACTGATAAAAGCACTGGCAAGATACGGCTATCAATCAGAGCGGCAGAAAGGAAGTCACATCCGGCTAACAACTGCCGTGAACGGTGAACATCACCTTACTATTCCCAATCACAATCCTCTTCGAATCGGAACGCTTTCTGCGATTTTGAATGATGTTGCAAATCACGTGAACAAAACAAAAGAAGAGGTTATTGACGAACTTTTTGGATAA
- a CDS encoding serine hydrolase — MRYPVLVWLIVANGLLTVLSAQPKTDSFLAQILNGNKNAVFQEVLQHPDKYRLQIVYTQINRDKKNRPSFTNYFFHYDSLLYFNPASTVKMPLAFLALEKLNGLHRNGVNKYTTILFDSSQPWQRPLYNDTTAISGKPSLAQFIKRAFLISENDPYNRFYQFIGQGEINRNLHQKGYADVRITRQFLGLTPEQNRYTNALRFVDAEGNTLYEQPPAYNKDSFDFSRVIKIGKAHLDRNDSLINEPFDFTPHNNISLEDLRQILQSVLFPQSVTATQRFHLTRDDYRFLYRYLSQFPSETPDPKYDTATFYDSYVKFFFRDSTHRMPPNMRVFNKVGWAYGFLTDVSYVVDFKNKVEFMLAATLYVNSDEILNDNKYEYESIGHPFLYQLGQTIYQYELKRKRPYMPKLSAFKIKYESRDPKDVRPSLRDVDN, encoded by the coding sequence ATGCGCTATCCGGTTTTGGTTTGGTTGATTGTTGCGAACGGCTTACTTACTGTGCTTTCTGCGCAACCAAAAACAGATAGCTTTCTTGCGCAAATTTTAAACGGGAACAAGAACGCTGTCTTTCAGGAAGTGCTTCAGCATCCGGATAAATACCGGTTGCAAATCGTTTACACGCAAATTAATCGCGACAAGAAAAACCGGCCAAGCTTTACAAACTATTTCTTTCATTACGATTCCCTGCTTTATTTCAATCCGGCCTCTACCGTAAAGATGCCGTTGGCTTTTCTGGCGCTGGAAAAATTGAACGGGCTTCACCGCAACGGTGTCAACAAATACACAACGATTCTTTTCGACAGCAGCCAACCCTGGCAACGTCCTTTGTACAACGACACAACGGCGATTAGCGGAAAGCCAAGTCTTGCGCAGTTTATCAAACGGGCTTTTTTAATCAGCGAGAACGATCCGTACAACCGCTTTTACCAATTTATCGGGCAGGGTGAAATCAACCGCAACCTTCATCAAAAAGGTTATGCCGATGTGCGCATCACCCGGCAGTTTTTAGGATTAACACCGGAGCAAAACCGCTATACCAATGCGCTGCGTTTTGTAGATGCCGAAGGAAATACGTTGTACGAACAACCGCCTGCGTACAACAAAGATTCGTTTGATTTTAGCCGGGTAATTAAAATTGGCAAAGCGCATTTAGACCGCAACGACAGTTTGATTAACGAACCCTTTGATTTTACGCCGCACAACAATATTTCATTGGAAGATCTGCGGCAAATTTTGCAATCGGTTTTGTTTCCACAATCAGTGACAGCAACACAACGGTTTCATTTAACCAGGGATGATTACCGTTTTCTGTACCGTTATCTTTCCCAGTTTCCTTCCGAAACACCCGACCCGAAATACGATACCGCAACCTTTTACGACAGCTATGTAAAATTTTTTTTTCGGGACAGCACACACCGTATGCCGCCAAACATGAGAGTGTTCAACAAAGTAGGCTGGGCTTACGGTTTCTTAACCGATGTGAGTTACGTAGTGGATTTTAAAAACAAGGTTGAATTCATGCTGGCCGCGACGCTGTACGTAAACAGCGATGAAATTTTGAATGACAACAAGTACGAATACGAAAGCATCGGCCACCCTTTTCTTTACCAATTAGGACAAACCATTTACCAATACGAATTGAAAAGAAAGCGGCCATATATGCCCAAGCTTTCTGCCTTTAAAATAAAATACGAAAGCCGCGATCCAAAGGATGTGCGGCCATCGTTGAGGGACGTGGATAATTAA
- a CDS encoding VOC family protein, with product MQSSSLAVNVARIKETCIYVTNLQTAKTFYNTMLRLPLISFVEERHVFFRAGESVLLCFVAAKTLQEKELPPHGASGPVHFAFEVESNEYDKTLWEVKEAGIEILHEHNWDGHHRSFYFHDPDKNLLEVIEEGLWEADVE from the coding sequence ATGCAATCATCAAGCCTTGCCGTGAACGTTGCTCGTATTAAAGAAACCTGCATTTACGTAACCAACCTGCAAACAGCAAAAACGTTTTACAACACAATGCTTCGCCTGCCGCTGATTTCTTTTGTGGAAGAAAGACACGTCTTCTTTAGAGCCGGCGAGTCGGTGCTGCTTTGTTTTGTGGCCGCCAAAACATTGCAGGAAAAAGAATTACCGCCGCACGGCGCAAGCGGTCCGGTTCATTTTGCTTTTGAAGTGGAAAGCAACGAGTACGATAAAACCTTGTGGGAAGTAAAAGAGGCCGGTATTGAAATTTTACACGAGCATAACTGGGATGGACATCATCGCTCCTTTTACTTTCACGACCCGGACAAAAATTTACTGGAAGTAATTGAAGAAGGTTTGTGGGAAGCGGATGTGGAATAA
- a CDS encoding UDP-2,3-diacylglucosamine diphosphatase: MQLPPNKNVYFLSDFHLGVPNAAASLEREKLIVQFLDSIKNKAHTIFLVGDMFDFWFEYRKVVPKGFVRFLGKIAELSDAGIHLHFFVGNHDMWMKDYFEKELNIPVYFEPKVFTFNDASFYIGHGDGLGPGDHGYKALKKVFRHPVCQWLFGVLPPVVGMGLAHYFSGKSRGAEHHPEENFLGEENEWLIVYSKEVLKKEPHHFFVFGHRHLPIDYRLTNESRYVNLGEWINYQTYAVFDGKELELKSFTGKEDKIVRKA, encoded by the coding sequence ATGCAGCTTCCACCCAACAAAAACGTTTACTTTCTTTCCGATTTTCATCTCGGCGTACCCAATGCCGCCGCCAGTTTGGAACGGGAAAAACTCATCGTCCAATTTCTTGATTCCATCAAGAATAAAGCACACACCATTTTTTTGGTGGGCGACATGTTTGACTTTTGGTTTGAGTACCGCAAAGTGGTACCCAAAGGTTTTGTGCGTTTCCTGGGAAAGATTGCTGAATTAAGCGATGCCGGTATTCATCTTCATTTCTTCGTGGGCAATCACGACATGTGGATGAAGGATTATTTTGAAAAGGAATTGAACATCCCGGTTTATTTTGAACCGAAAGTTTTCACGTTTAACGACGCATCGTTTTACATCGGTCACGGCGACGGTTTAGGCCCCGGCGATCACGGTTACAAAGCCTTGAAGAAAGTTTTTCGTCACCCGGTTTGCCAATGGCTGTTCGGTGTTTTGCCGCCGGTGGTGGGCATGGGCCTTGCCCATTATTTCAGTGGAAAAAGCCGTGGCGCAGAACACCATCCGGAAGAAAATTTTTTAGGCGAAGAGAACGAATGGTTGATTGTTTACAGCAAGGAAGTATTGAAAAAAGAGCCACACCATTTTTTTGTGTTTGGGCACCGGCATCTGCCAATTGATTACCGTCTTACCAATGAAAGCCGGTACGTCAATTTAGGCGAATGGATAAACTATCAAACCTATGCGGTGTTTGACGGGAAGGAACTGGAGCTAAAATCCTTTACCGGAAAAGAAGACAAAATCGTACGCAAAGCATGA
- the pncB gene encoding nicotinate phosphoribosyltransferase has product MVTLPSLLDNDFYKFTMQQCVVKLFPRAKARYRFINRGHHLFPQGFAQALQASVNAMASLKLSGEEKQWLAQTCPYLDPVYLDFLQGYCYDPSEVLIEQNGDEVSISVEGHWYRTILWEVPLLCLVSENYYRLQNAVRESDAEVEQKAKRKIESYADMNVTVAEFGTRRRHSFDVQEHVIKALKQYGKTFVGTSNVYLAMRHDTKPIGTHAHEWFMFHAARYGFKMANALALENWVAVYRGDLGIALSDTFTTEEFFEVFDKKLARLFDGVRHDSGDPLAFADKTIRHYQRLGIDPLSKTIIFSDALNEEKVAAIAAHCRGRIGMSFGIGTNFTNDVGLTPMNIVMKMTEALPEGQAWTPVVKLSDEPMKHTGDERMIALARAVLQME; this is encoded by the coding sequence ATGGTCACACTTCCTTCTCTGCTCGACAACGATTTCTACAAGTTTACCATGCAGCAATGCGTGGTTAAATTGTTTCCGCGGGCCAAGGCCCGCTATCGTTTTATTAATCGCGGTCATCACCTTTTCCCGCAAGGTTTTGCCCAGGCCTTGCAAGCATCGGTAAACGCAATGGCTTCGCTGAAACTAAGCGGCGAAGAAAAGCAATGGCTGGCGCAAACCTGTCCTTACCTCGACCCGGTTTACCTCGATTTTCTGCAAGGCTATTGTTACGATCCATCGGAGGTGCTGATTGAACAAAACGGTGATGAAGTAAGTATTTCGGTAGAAGGCCATTGGTACCGCACTATTTTGTGGGAAGTGCCGCTGCTTTGCCTCGTTTCCGAAAACTATTACCGCTTGCAAAATGCCGTCCGCGAAAGTGACGCTGAAGTGGAACAAAAAGCAAAACGGAAGATTGAAAGCTATGCCGACATGAACGTAACGGTTGCGGAATTTGGTACACGGCGGCGGCATTCATTTGACGTGCAAGAGCATGTGATAAAAGCGTTGAAGCAATACGGAAAAACTTTTGTGGGCACCAGCAACGTTTACCTGGCCATGCGGCACGATACAAAACCCATTGGCACTCATGCACACGAATGGTTTATGTTTCATGCGGCGCGATACGGCTTTAAAATGGCCAACGCGTTGGCTCTGGAAAACTGGGTGGCCGTTTACCGCGGCGATTTGGGCATTGCCCTTTCCGATACATTTACGACCGAAGAATTTTTCGAAGTCTTTGATAAAAAATTGGCCCGCTTGTTTGACGGCGTTCGGCACGACAGCGGCGACCCGTTGGCCTTTGCCGACAAAACCATTCGTCATTACCAACGTCTCGGCATTGACCCGTTGAGCAAGACCATTATTTTTTCGGATGCGCTGAATGAGGAGAAGGTGGCCGCCATTGCTGCGCATTGCCGGGGCCGAATTGGAATGTCCTTTGGTATTGGCACCAACTTCACCAACGACGTGGGCTTAACGCCAATGAACATTGTGATGAAAATGACCGAAGCCTTGCCGGAAGGACAAGCATGGACACCGGTTGTTAAACTCTCCGACGAACCCATGAAGCATACCGGCGATGAGCGCATGATTGCGCTGGCGAGGGCCGTGTTGCAGATGGAATGA
- a CDS encoding SDR family NAD(P)-dependent oxidoreductase — protein sequence MKTVFITGATSGFGEACADVFGQNGYALILNGRRVDRLLSLKSRLEDDYGIRCHLLPFDVQNRRAVFTAIDTLPEEWREVDILINNAGLALGRNSFEEADIDDWETMIDTNLKGLLYVSKAVLPLMIPRNSGHIINLGSVAAKDVYDKGNVYCATKAAVETVSKAMRIELLPHRIKVTAIHPGAAETEFALVRFKGNEDAAKKTYTGLEPLTAKDVADIIFYCATLPPNVCINDLVVTCVQQADGIYFNRES from the coding sequence ATGAAAACGGTTTTTATCACCGGCGCCACATCGGGTTTTGGCGAAGCTTGCGCCGATGTATTTGGGCAAAACGGCTACGCACTGATTTTAAATGGCCGCCGCGTTGACCGCCTCTTGTCGCTGAAATCAAGACTGGAAGACGACTACGGCATTCGTTGCCACCTGCTTCCCTTTGACGTGCAGAATCGCCGCGCTGTTTTTACCGCTATTGACACGCTTCCCGAAGAATGGAGAGAGGTTGACATTTTGATCAACAACGCAGGCTTGGCGCTGGGCCGCAATTCCTTTGAAGAAGCCGATATTGATGATTGGGAAACGATGATTGATACGAACCTGAAAGGGCTGCTTTACGTTTCCAAAGCCGTGTTACCGTTGATGATTCCGCGAAATAGCGGCCACATTATTAACCTTGGCTCCGTTGCAGCAAAGGACGTTTACGACAAAGGCAACGTGTATTGCGCCACCAAAGCCGCCGTGGAAACAGTTTCCAAAGCCATGCGCATAGAGTTGCTTCCGCACCGCATCAAGGTTACGGCCATCCATCCCGGCGCCGCAGAAACCGAGTTTGCGCTGGTGCGGTTTAAAGGCAATGAAGACGCCGCCAAAAAAACTTACACCGGCCTTGAACCCCTTACGGCGAAAGACGTAGCTGACATTATTTTTTATTGCGCCACGCTGCCGCCCAATGTTTGCATCAACGACCTTGTGGTAACCTGCGTGCAGCAAGCCGACGGCATTTATTTTAACCGTGAAAGCTGA